GTGCTTGTATTGCTTCAACAGCTTCAAGTGAAGCTGCCAAGTCCAATAATGGGGATCAATGCCATATTCAAGCCGATTGATTTATTTATGTCCAACCTGCTTAAGTAGTTTTTAATCGAGGAAGAAAGAGAAGGGAGGCAGAGCATGGAAAATGAGAAGCTGACGATCCGACAGATGACGATGTGGTTTATCCTGTATCAGCTGGGCAGCGCATTTCTTGTTCTGCCTTCTAATCTGGCTTCCATTGCCAAGCAGGATGCCTGGATTTCTCTTTGCGTGGTATTGTTTGTTCAACTGACGATGATTACGGTGTACGGCGGAATTGTCAAACAGCTGAACGGTGTCCCGTTTGAACAATATTTACAGACGTTATTTGGCCAATGGTTCGGCAAGCTGCTTCTGCTGCTCTTTACGCTATTGTATCCTTTTCTCATCTTAGGTCTGGTTCTGCGCGATCTGGCGGATTACATAACAACGGTGATTTTGCCGGAAACGCCTATGTCGGCTATTTTTGCTCTGATGCTTGGCGTGGTCATATACGTGGTGTACTGCGGGGTAACAACAATCGGGCGTGCGGCGGAAGTACTCTTTTTCCTGGTCATGGGGCTGTTAGCGTTAGGTTATGTTCCTCTGATCCCCAAAATGAGCCTGGACAATTTGCTCCCGGTATTCGAGTTTGGCTGGAAGCCGATTGTTCATGCTTCCTTTACCACTATCGCTTTTCCCTATATTGAAAGCGTACTGTTCCTGTACTTCGCCACGCATACGAAAAAGCCGCATGAGTGGAAAAAGCTTGTCATCAAAAGCTCGCTGTTCTCTGGTTTTCTGTTTATGTGCGTCACGGTTATCGTTATTGCCGTTTTGAGTCAAGGTGTCGTCTCAACCATAGGCTTTTCTAGCTATTTTGCCGTCCGGACGATCAGCTTCAGCGATTTCTTCGAACGTTTTGAGATCGCGGTGTCCGTTATCTGGTTTATCGCGATCTTTTTCCGCATGTCTTTACTTATGTACGTATGCGCAAAAGGTTTAACGACCGTGTTTAATTTAAAGGATTACCGGTCTTTATTAATACCGATTGCCCTTATTTCCTATGTGATGGCCGGAACAGTATGGCCAAACACGGCAGTCTTGTCCACGACCTTCCGCATTTGGCCATATTATGCGATGATCTTCGGGATCATCTGTCCGATTCTGATCTGGATAGCGGGGCAAATCAAGCAAAGCGTATCGAATTAATTGGATGCCGCGATTTTTTTCAGCTTGTCCCATTCCTCGGTATGGCTCCGCAATTGCTCTAACAACGCTTCCATCCTTCTAATAAGCTCCGCTCTCTCCTCGGCATTCAGCTCCTGCAAGGATAAAGCCGCTTCATTGGGCAGCGGGGTGAAAGAGGGCAGAGCAGCCAGCAGCTGATTGAGCTTCTTATCCACCGCCTCGTAGGGGCTGACCGGAGAAGGCGTAGCCTCGACTGCAGCTGTTGTTCCTGTCTCAGTCGCCTCGGCGGTCTTATTCTTCTCCGCCTTAGGTGCTTTCGGTTCGGCCGGCTTCGCTTTCTCCGCCTTGTTATGCTGCTGAATGGACCAGGTCTCCAGTAATCCGGGACCCGATTTGTAAAGGAGCTTGTCCTTTGTAGCAGCAGAGATATCTTTGTCCTTGAACAGCTTGGCTATCTTCTTCACGTCTGTAGGCGGCATTTCGTCTCTTGCCATAAGAAGAGCCAGCGGATCGCGATGCTCCATTGGCAAATCCTTAAGCGGCAGCAGCTGATCCTCCGTGAGACGGTCCTTGCGGATTTCCGTGCCGCCAATGATAAGCTTTCGAACCGAGTTTCCAAATTTAAGCAGCTCGCATTTGTTCTTTATGTACGATTCCGGTTTGCCGAACTTGCTGGCAAGGAATTTAACGGATCGGCTAAATTTAGGGTCGGTCATCAGCTTGTTGAAAGCCTCTGCTTCTTCAATCGGAGAGAAGCCTTGACGCGTCAGGTTCTCGGCGATTTGCTCCAAATAGATCTCCTGCTCATCGGTCATGTTCGTCACGATACAAGGAATCGTGTCAAGTTCAAGCCGCTTGCAAGCCTTATAACGGCGGTTGCCGTAAATAATTTTATATCTTCCGCCATCAATCGTTCTTACTTTAATGGGGGAGAGAAGCCCGATTTCTTCAATATTACGCATCAGTTCGACCAAAGCTTCTTCATCGAACTGGTAGCGGGGCTGATCCGTATCTTCGTCGATTTGGTTTAATGGGAGTTGTACAATATCCATCACTTATCTCCTATTCTATTGATCTATCTTTCTATTATACCTTAAACATTGCTCCTGTTGCTTTTAAGCTTTACACTAGTACTGAAGTAAGCCATTATGTTGGTTGGAGGAGCGATAAGACATGAATGTATTGTTTATCGGCGGTACCGGCTTGATTAGCCAAGCCGTATCCAAGCTTGCTGTACAGAAAGGAATTAACCTTTATTTGTTCAACCGGGGAAACCGGGACGGATTTGTGCCCGAAGGCGCGAAGATCATTACCGGGGATATTCGAGATCCCGAGTCCGCCGCGGCAGCGCTGGAAGACTATCAATTCGATGTCGTGGTGGATTGGATCGCTTTTACGCCGGAGCATGTTCAGACCGACATTGATTTGTTCCGGGGACGCACGAAGCAATATATCTTTATCAGCTCGGCCTCGGCTTATCAGAAGCCGCTGCAGCATTATATCATAACGGAGCATGCAACGCCGCTTGAAAATCCGTATTGGCAATATTCTAGAGATAAAATCGACTGTGAGCAGCTTCTTATGAAGGAGTATGCCGCAACCGGCTTCCCGGTTACGATTGTCCGTCCTTCCTTTACGTACGGGGATACGATGATCCCGGCATCGCTTAACAGCTGGTCGCATCCTTATTCGCTTGTTGCGCGTATGCGCGAGGGCAAGCCGATTATTGTTCACGGAGACGGTACATCCCTATGGACGATGACACATAATTCGGACTTTGCAAAAGGTTTCGTGGGGTTGCTTGGCGAGCAGACCGCGATTGGAGAAGCGTACCATATTACATCCGATGAAGTTTTGACTTGGAATCAGATTTACGAGGCGATTGGCTCTGCTGCCGGAGTTAAGCCGAACCTGGTACATATTTCTTCAGAATTCCTGATCACCTACGACCCGGATTTGGAAGGCGGTCTGCTTGGCGATAAAGCGGTAAGCGCGGTATTTGACAACAGCAAAATCAAGAAACTGGTTCCGGACTTTGTGGCTACTGTGCCATTTGCGGAAGGGATTAAACGGACCATTGAATGGTTCGAAGCTCATCCGGAGAAATGTATGGAGGACGAAGCCTGGAACGAGCAAATGGACCGCATCATTGCGGCGCATACATCAGGAATGAAAATAAAAGGATAGTTATTACAAAAAAAGCGATGCAGGGATTACCCTGTATCGCTTTTTGCCGTCTAGGAAGCCAGATAAGAGGAAACGATCCGTTTCACGCGTTCCATGCCTTCCCACATATCACCGGGACCGTCGTAGATCAATACATAAGCACCGTCAAATCCCGCGGATGCGACGGTATCCAGACAGAGGCGAAGCTCGGCTTGATCCGGAATGCCGTCTGCATCATATTGCGGTTTGACATGGACGGATACGCTAAGCGGAGTCGTAAGAGCAATCTCTTCATATTTCAATTGGCCTTTAAAGTTGCCGAAATCCGTAATCGTTGCCGCGTATTCGCCCCATTGGTCGAGAAGCTTTTTGGAGCTTGCGCCAGTAGAGGTAAGTGCCTTGAAGTTTTCCGTGATCACCTTCACGCCAAGCGTGCGGCCATATTCCGAAAGCTCGGCCAATCTGGCTGCGGAGAACGTTACAGCCTCTTCATTCGTAGGAGAAGCCTCGCCTGCAACAACCCGGATCTGCTTTGCCCCGCTTAAGGAAGCGATTTCAATCCATTGGCGGATATAGGCCATATCAGCTTCTACGCGGGCTGGATTCGAGGAAGTGATATCACCGTAATCAAGGAGCAAGGTATCGAAGGACAAGCCTGCTGCCGCGAATGCCTGCTTCACTTGTGCCAGATAGTCAGGTTCGGTCGACGGAAAATGGAAGTGGCAGACCTCAACGGCTTGATAACCGCGTTTGGCAGCTTCCGAGGGCAGCTCGAGAAGAGAATGCAGTAACGGCTGTTCCTGAACGGCCGTATCGAGAGTGCCGGTTTCTTCATTCCATACGGTCCAGCGTAACGGTCCGAGATTGCGGTGCAGGCTCCAGGTACTTAACGATAAATATGACATATGTACAAATCCCACCTTATCGATTGTTTTCTCTCTGTCATTATACATCAGATAGGTTAACAATTAATTTATTCAATCTAGGGATTAATTTATTCATTTTAGGGATTGATCATCACTCAAATTTGAGTATAATAAGCTAGGGTATTCAAATTTGAGTACGGACAAATGACTATAGAAGGGAAGTTCTTATGGACGCGAAAAAAAGTAGTGTCAAATTAGTAATCGCGGGCCTTTTGCTTGGCTTGTTTATGTCGGCGCTCGATCAAACGATCGTATCGACGGCGATGGCCAAGATCATCGAGAAGCTGGGCGGAATGGATAAATTCGTATGGGTTTATTCCGCTTACATGATCGCAATGGTGGTCGCAACGCCTATCTTCGGCAAGCTGTCCGATATGTACGGACGGAAGCGGTTCTTTATTTCAGGCCTGATCTTTTTCCTGATCGGTTCCATACTTTGCGGCACGGCAACCGACATGAATCAGTTGATTATCTACCGTGCTATTCAAGGTGTCGGCGGCGGCGCGATTATGCCGATTGTCTTCACCATTATCTTCGACTTGTTCCCGCCCGAGAAGCGTGGCAAGATGATGGGTCTGTTTGGTGCCGTGTTTGGCATCTCGAGCGTATTTGGTCCGATTATGGGCGGTGCCATTACCGATAATATCAGCTGGCGCTGGATTTTCTACATCAACGTTCCAATTGGCATCTTGTCTCTGATCTTTATTATGAGAGGCTATCAGGAATCGAAAAATCACCGGAAACAAGCCATTGACTGGGCAGGTGCTATTATCCTGATGGCGGCGGTTCTGCTTCTGATGTTTGGTCTCGAGCTTGGCGGCACCGACGGCTGGGCATGGGATTCGTTCAAAACAATTTCTCTGCTTGCCGGCGCGGGTATTCTGGCTATTGTCTTCCTGATTGTTGAGAAAATGGCGAAGGATCCGATTATTCCGCTGACCTTGTTCAAGAAGCAGCTTTTCACCAGCAGCATGATGATCAGCCTTCTGTACGGCGGTATTATGATTGCCGTCGCAACTTATATTCCGCTGTTCATGCAAGGCGTATTCCATCTGTCGGCGACCAGCACAAGTACGGTTCTGACACCGATGATGCTTGGAGTCGTAATCAGTGCGCAGGTCGGCGGCCGGATTGCGAACAAAGTCCGTTTCCGCGACGTTATGATCGTATCTTCGATCGTACTGATGGTCGGAACGTATTTGCTTGGCTATGTGATGGATGCCTCCTCGAGCCGTGCTCTGATTACCGTATTTATGGTTATCATAGGCCTCGGTATTGGCGTATCCTTCTCCTTGCTGAATATCTCGACATTGAACTCCGTTCCTCCTCAATACAAGGGTTCGGCGTCGTCCTTGATCACGTTCTTCCGCACAATCGGTTCCGCGCTAGGCATTACCGTGTTTGGCGCGATGCAGAAATCGCATTTCCAGAACTCGCTGCAAGACGTGCAAGGCATCAAGCCGGAAATGGCGGCACAGATCAAAGGCGGACAGGCGCTGCTTGATCCGACGGTTCAGGCTAAAATGGGGCTGCCGGCTGATTTCGTGACGCTTCTGCTTGGCAAGCTGTCCGATTCCATACTGTTTATTTTCCAATGGAATGTCATCCTGCCGATATTGGCGTTTGTATTCGCGATTCTGATGGGCCGCGCCCGTCTTGAGCTTCCACCCAAATCGAATCAGGCTCCAGCCAAAGAGGATGCAGGCAAGCCGGAGC
This region of Paenibacillus sp. JDR-2 genomic DNA includes:
- a CDS encoding GerAB/ArcD/ProY family transporter → MENEKLTIRQMTMWFILYQLGSAFLVLPSNLASIAKQDAWISLCVVLFVQLTMITVYGGIVKQLNGVPFEQYLQTLFGQWFGKLLLLLFTLLYPFLILGLVLRDLADYITTVILPETPMSAIFALMLGVVIYVVYCGVTTIGRAAEVLFFLVMGLLALGYVPLIPKMSLDNLLPVFEFGWKPIVHASFTTIAFPYIESVLFLYFATHTKKPHEWKKLVIKSSLFSGFLFMCVTVIVIAVLSQGVVSTIGFSSYFAVRTISFSDFFERFEIAVSVIWFIAIFFRMSLLMYVCAKGLTTVFNLKDYRSLLIPIALISYVMAGTVWPNTAVLSTTFRIWPYYAMIFGIICPILIWIAGQIKQSVSN
- a CDS encoding ParB/RepB/Spo0J family partition protein, with product MDIVQLPLNQIDEDTDQPRYQFDEEALVELMRNIEEIGLLSPIKVRTIDGGRYKIIYGNRRYKACKRLELDTIPCIVTNMTDEQEIYLEQIAENLTRQGFSPIEEAEAFNKLMTDPKFSRSVKFLASKFGKPESYIKNKCELLKFGNSVRKLIIGGTEIRKDRLTEDQLLPLKDLPMEHRDPLALLMARDEMPPTDVKKIAKLFKDKDISAATKDKLLYKSGPGLLETWSIQQHNKAEKAKPAEPKAPKAEKNKTAEATETGTTAAVEATPSPVSPYEAVDKKLNQLLAALPSFTPLPNEAALSLQELNAEERAELIRRMEALLEQLRSHTEEWDKLKKIAASN
- a CDS encoding SDR family oxidoreductase, yielding MNVLFIGGTGLISQAVSKLAVQKGINLYLFNRGNRDGFVPEGAKIITGDIRDPESAAAALEDYQFDVVVDWIAFTPEHVQTDIDLFRGRTKQYIFISSASAYQKPLQHYIITEHATPLENPYWQYSRDKIDCEQLLMKEYAATGFPVTIVRPSFTYGDTMIPASLNSWSHPYSLVARMREGKPIIVHGDGTSLWTMTHNSDFAKGFVGLLGEQTAIGEAYHITSDEVLTWNQIYEAIGSAAGVKPNLVHISSEFLITYDPDLEGGLLGDKAVSAVFDNSKIKKLVPDFVATVPFAEGIKRTIEWFEAHPEKCMEDEAWNEQMDRIIAAHTSGMKIKG
- a CDS encoding sugar phosphate isomerase/epimerase family protein, whose protein sequence is MSYLSLSTWSLHRNLGPLRWTVWNEETGTLDTAVQEQPLLHSLLELPSEAAKRGYQAVEVCHFHFPSTEPDYLAQVKQAFAAAGLSFDTLLLDYGDITSSNPARVEADMAYIRQWIEIASLSGAKQIRVVAGEASPTNEEAVTFSAARLAELSEYGRTLGVKVITENFKALTSTGASSKKLLDQWGEYAATITDFGNFKGQLKYEEIALTTPLSVSVHVKPQYDADGIPDQAELRLCLDTVASAGFDGAYVLIYDGPGDMWEGMERVKRIVSSYLAS
- a CDS encoding MDR family MFS transporter is translated as MDAKKSSVKLVIAGLLLGLFMSALDQTIVSTAMAKIIEKLGGMDKFVWVYSAYMIAMVVATPIFGKLSDMYGRKRFFISGLIFFLIGSILCGTATDMNQLIIYRAIQGVGGGAIMPIVFTIIFDLFPPEKRGKMMGLFGAVFGISSVFGPIMGGAITDNISWRWIFYINVPIGILSLIFIMRGYQESKNHRKQAIDWAGAIILMAAVLLLMFGLELGGTDGWAWDSFKTISLLAGAGILAIVFLIVEKMAKDPIIPLTLFKKQLFTSSMMISLLYGGIMIAVATYIPLFMQGVFHLSATSTSTVLTPMMLGVVISAQVGGRIANKVRFRDVMIVSSIVLMVGTYLLGYVMDASSSRALITVFMVIIGLGIGVSFSLLNISTLNSVPPQYKGSASSLITFFRTIGSALGITVFGAMQKSHFQNSLQDVQGIKPEMAAQIKGGQALLDPTVQAKMGLPADFVTLLLGKLSDSILFIFQWNVILPILAFVFAILMGRARLELPPKSNQAPAKEDAGKPEPSFSGR